The proteins below come from a single Oxyura jamaicensis isolate SHBP4307 breed ruddy duck chromosome 1, BPBGC_Ojam_1.0, whole genome shotgun sequence genomic window:
- the SON gene encoding protein SON isoform X1, protein MATNIEQIFRSFVVNKFREMQEEQQQQQHGGGKVEGQPNGDTVPAEQANPSDDTVAGAGSRQNDQIVQKIEEVLSGALDTELQCKSDVDKNTVNSSTQSTKRSSTAEGEDEIPKKKSKKNKKHKSKKKKKKKKKRKKEKKHKKQPKESKLSARHGEHADLQPASHSMPEKSSSKLSVQHGGLGDASLAVQMQPEELCLKASEELDRQALGLVSHLRTDSQPSTENLGSEKGTLCATDPQCNLEGSQFDIQQNASMTQAQICTREEQIKQSFENIYPVAVNVSEKGDFFVTGSNASSSIPLGVANKSELEKAVLPSEMTEALKGTESALRSKGTGEVKALESETMGVLEYSEASLKSMAQGRVKELETTLTSDVTAIPKSANQADLDTVKAAHMSVAKEEVKITGATELGGVSRTLEPVPHPPVLSDNLRVAQCSSLESSTVLAAALEPVAMMGDVTNKTGPDAALQHSLQISTETAVTQMEMKSAKIPVAAGEATPDSATVFLQPKVFTETRSLTDVNVVAETKGFQATSEPVAAVQTLIPQTVPEIQMVEGFQGPRATVEVVTVTRTNDLETSQATLQLENASKISESESNMRGLEATPLSLQKEEMKGPAGVLRPTTMVESKTSGATLPSLQMGVTKASEDLGDPESVGRAKIKTLESVLQPGAIVGARGLGGSVYSEAKIGSKVLEANPGRLAVEERSERTSESVIAHVRKEPVTEMMHVVVGEIKDSEVATSSAITEVRSLGNLSEIKAVAEVKGAEASSKTSCLSQVKNLEMAVGSETGTSMQDWGINLVSEVEDTNKAKMSKEVVLEPVQRVAMSALETNSKSVHMQELGATVEYGTGRKPSESETAVEYKAIKAAEYSRTTPEPLQEQIGDSQAVLESLPRAEISMASETVTEIRNLKETSESMISTDVRTQGPTVEYVIATRRTGTKKPEASPMIDVKDLEEASGTEKGMKAKYLEPASEAGEVRLLESIKDSATVEVESSETFRESEVHMDVQDLETSQTSEKVAVMNVLEDASETFTVTKQHSEAIPEFLHTEKQEHLQAVFEAKPTAEWKSTEEAPEALSADEMKSSEAVPKTGDTQDLETMLEREVAAEVQYSEVGQCPQMEDARVPHQAQEYDILVEKKDAEQTLASEPLVAVSGQEITPESVSASETAETPESQIIMDTRQLEAAPACVAETKDLEVTPVPQTVVELKDAEAAVGPEGDTKDLEAAPVPETVTEEVPVLGAEASQLAELLPTETDKEAAAEEASEARDSETSDVQPDVAARMRETLMRLEKVDKSSHRSSEKSKHDAKKQKRSRSKSQSRSRKRKKKSRSRSTSRRLTSKRARSRSRNYSDSRKKHSKSRSRSVEKRERRLSSRRSRRRRSRSSDRYRSKSRSVEKTRRSGRRRSRSSDNYRSKSRSVEKRGSRLSSRRSRRRRSRSSDRYRSKSRSAEKRGSRLSSRRSRRRRSRSSDHYRSKSRSVEKTRRSGRRRSRSSDRYRSKSRSLEKTRRSGRRRSRSSDHYRSKSRSVEKTRRSGRRRSRSSDRYRSKSQSVEKRGSRLSSWRSRRRHSRSSDRSKSRSRSSEKRGGKEYSWRFRHRGSGSSDRSKSRSRSVEKRGRKASVRRSKRQRSKSSDRYKSRSRSVEKRDRKQSSRKSKRQRSKSSDRYKSRSKSVEKKKESSRKSKRRRSKSSERYKSRSRSVEKKRKESSKKSKRKRSKSSDSVKSTSKSVEKRESKLSSAKSSSKHAESSEHQESNTCLEKVDGPEPFTSEGSSSKSSNGPVSALSLEGVNGPELPPSLESRYSRPSDGLETSLSSEKTADLQSSVVSEHDSSKTPDDQELRSASVENTESSELCVTLENGSTTPYGSDLGSTLTEKPAALESSSLPELAFSASKSTSSSVEKRGDPETTLTEFQLSTSHEDESRSTSRKEIEGPEPLPTLESGCSLSSDDCKSISLSSEKMEVQGSSLMSGSELSDLPDGHELRHIPAEKAELQKFLHVPQSGSSELADSTESRSLSFETAEVQKPFLAPEVVQCSEFPDVHESASLPIEKDQMREPSLASDNGYFKIPDRHESASSFAAQTEELPLTSEGGSFESPDGKIKAPDASLTSECGPVEITDDCVSTPSSAKMQEVVLTTVGQSCKPSEACESTSFAEKNLDGPASSQVLGVGCFESSEIRESRYLSAGKTEVTESLLSKSEVPVCHDGRESKYGYFEKTEGSELSVAPECGYSISPEGCELTSTAAERLETQKPPFPVEGGFLKSTDVLGSVSTPTEKLEATVPSHTSESGLFTSPDSHELRGTQTQEVEAQKSSLPAELKYVASSDGHKLRSASDKESQVQDPSLILESRCFVSSDVHELTHTPFKKAEVEDPSQIPGNEYRVGLHGPELTATPTEKTEVQELYLAKERCSASVESQELLSPPFEKTEVQEPALTCENECAVSWDHQELRSSSPEKVEVQEPSAVPDNQYALYSEDQQLQSSLAEKAEVQEHSLLSENEYALSPEGHEMPASPAEKEVQELSLTSDSEYPTFPEGQGVQSTLVEKTAVQEPSLISGSEYVASPERQELSSVVEKTEMQDSSVLSENEYDVSPEGRDSRSSHVEKEEMGEHSETSESESSMSTDSQELQSTVVGKTEVQELSLSEGECTMSPEVQELHSSPSEKAEDKEPSLTYENEHALFPERYEERLTHAEKTEDRDSSLTPENDHILSFESQEVRFTTVQNEEVQDFSPSHEREHRASPDGQRLRLLTDEKAGGLEPLTLNDRASMSPDVSDLKSIPVEKMDDEMPIMPERGCSMSPDGYSVKSVPGEETGDLEPSSTSECRHSTSPYHDSHELKSPMEEDALESSLTFEHRRSVSPEGHDQKSVIDEEMEDREASLTSEHRRSTSPDEHESRSSGGEEAEYLEQPLTTERRSSVSSDEHESRSTAGEEGEDVEPSLTGERRDSTSSDERESRSTTGEEGEDQETSLTAERRDSVSSDEHESRSTAGEEIEDLEPSSGGDHRRSVSPDGRESRSTTGEEAEDREPSLTAERRHSTSSDEHESRSTTGEDVEDVEPSLTAERRDSTSSDEHDSRSTTGEEVEDMEPSLTTEHRRSTSPDGRESRSTTGEEADDAEPSLTAERRDSTSSDDQESTTGEEVEDMESSLAVEDKHQESCSMPLEKSEGQDSSFLSESRRSESSEREKSRSESVEKISDKESSRRSRSRRSPTRQMSRSVSVEKAADKESSRRSRHRRSRSAARQKSRSTSVEKAADKESSRRSRRRRSRSTARQMSRSISVEKTADKESSRRSRRRRSRSTARQRSLSKSVEKAADKESSRRSRSRRSRSSQRRSQRYDTESRSRRNRSRSVTRRRTSRSKSNRRSRSSSLSRSRHRRRSRSRSASRRRRSLSRDRRKRSQRNRSRSADRRRRRSDSRDRRISLRLRSRSRTPIRQRRSRSRGRRRSSSRSPIRLRRSRSSGRRRGYSRSPDRRRSRSSERFSSRSPKRLTDLDKAQLLEIAKANAAAMCAKSGVPLPPSLMPMLSQKKDDKASQKSSRDTLKELTEKCKKIAQSTDDVIVNKPHVSDEEEEERPFYNHPFKLNEPKPIFFNLSTPSIKPAPPPQPKNQVSLSKEFPVSSGSQHRKKEADSVYGEWVPVEKGKEDSKDDVFPKPSIEGVDITTAMNDRALAQKRLNENTFDLEAMCMLNRAQEQIDAWAQSNSIPGQFTGSTGAQILSSDELTNSGPQAWIRKDQFLRAAPVTGGMGAQLMRKMGWREGEGLGKNKEGSVEPIMVDFKTDRKGLVAVGEKAQKRSGHYIVMKDLSGKHPVSALMEICNKRRWSPPEFVLVDDSGPDHRKHFIFKVRVNGNEYRPTFASLNKKHAKATAATAALQAMGLVPKESMVNTTMFRSASHR, encoded by the exons ATGGCGACTAACATCGAGCAGATCTTTCGGTCCTTCGTGGTTAACAAATTCCGCGAgatgcaggaggagcagcagcagcagcagcacggcgg tGGAAAGGTAGAAGGCCAGCCCAATGGTGACACAGTCCCAGCTGAGCAAGCCAACCCTTCAGATGACACTGTTGCTGGTGCTGGGAGTCGTCAGAATGATCAGATAGTGCAGAAAATAGAGGAAGTGCTCTCTGGAGCCCTTGATACAGAACTGCAGTGCAAATCAg atgTAGACAAAAACACTGTGAACAGTAGTACGCAGTCTACAAAAAGAAGCTCTACTGCTGAAGGTGAAGATgaaattcctaaaaaaaaatcaaaaaagaacaaaaaacacaaaagcaagaagaagaagaaaaagaagaagaaaaggaagaaagagaaaaagcataaaaagcaGCCAAAGGAGTCAAAGTTGAGTGCACGTCATGGAGAGCATGCAGACTTACAGCCTGCTTCTCACTCAATGCCAGAGAAATCAAGCTCCAAATTGAGTGTACAGCATGGAGGACTTGGAGATGCAAGTCTGGCTGTCCAGATGCAGCCAGAAGAACTGTGCTTAAAAGCAAGTGAGGAGCTTGATAGACAAGCTTTAGGACTTGTTTCCCATTTGAGAACTGATTCTCAGCCATCTACAGAAAATCTTGGAAGTGAGAAGGGGACTTTGTGTGCAACAGATCCTCAGTGTAATTTAGAAGGCAGCCAATTTGATATCCAACAAAATGCTAGTATGACTCAAGCTCAAATTTGCACTAGAGAAGAACAAATTAAAcagtcttttgaaaatatttatcctgTAGCTGTTAATGTGAGTGAAAAGGGTGACTTTTTCGTTACTGGAAGCAATGCTTCGTCTAGCATCCCATTGGGAGTTGCCAACAAATCTGAACTTGAGAAAGCAGTTCTACCTTCAGAGATGACAGAAGCACTAAAAGGTACAGAGAGTGCTTTGAGATCTAAAGGCACCGGGGAAGTAAAAGCTTTGGAATCTGAGACCATGGGGGTGCTGGAATATTCGGAAGCATCTCTAAAATCTATGGCACAGGGAAGAGTGAAAGAGTTGGAAACAACTTTGACAAGTGATGTGACAGCAATTCCTAAATCTGCAAATCAGGCAGATCTTGATACTGTGAAGGCAGCTCACATGTCTGTGGCCAAGGAAGAAGTGAAAATTACAGGAGCAACTGAATTAGGGGGTGTTAGTAGAACTCTGGAACCAGTCCCGCATCCCCCGGTTTTATCTGATAATTTGAGAGTGGCACAGTGCAGCTCATTGGAAAGTTCAACTGTCTTGGCAGCAGCCTTGGAACCTGTAGCTATGATGGGAGATGTGACAAATAAAACAGGCCCAGATGCAGCTTTGCAACATTCTCTTCAAATATCTACAGAAACTGCTGTGACCCAGATGGAAATGAAAAGTGCCAAAATACCTGTAGCAGCAG GTGAAGCAACTCCTGATTCCGCAACAGTGTTCCTACAACCTAAAGTCTTCACAGAAACGAGAAGCTTGACAGATGTGAATGTGGTTGCAGAGACAAAAGGTTTTCAAGCAACTTCAGAACCTGTAGCCGCTGTGCAGACTCTCATTCCCCAAACAGTTCCTGAAATCCAGATGGTGGAGGGTTTTCAAGGTCCACGAGCAACCGTGGAAGTTGTGACAGTGACAAGAACAAATGATCTAGAAACAAGTCAAGCTACTCTGCAACTggaaaatgcttcaaaaatttCTGAGAGTGAATCAAACATGAGAGGTTTGGAAGCAACTCCCCTGTctttgcagaaagaagaaatgaaaggtCCAGCAGGAGTCTTAAGACCAACTACTATGGTAGAATCAAAAACTTCAGGAGCAACTTTACCGTCTTTGCAAATGGGAGTTACAAAAGCTTCAGAAGACTTAGGAGATCCGGAGTCTGTTGGTAGAGCCAAGATAAAAACTTTGGAGTCAGTCTTGCAGCCTGGAGCCATTGTAGGGGCAAGGGGCTTAGGAGGAAGTGTGTATTCTGAAGCCAAAATTGGCAGCAAAGTCTTAGAAGCAAATCCAGGACGTCTGGCTGTAGAAGAAAGGTCAGAGAGGACTTCCGAATCGGTGATTGCACATGTAAGAAAGGAACCAGTTACAGAAATGATGCATGTGGTTGTAGGGGAGATAAAGGATTCTGAAGTAGCTACAAGTTCTGCCATTACAGAAGTGAGAAGCTTAGGCAACTTGTCAGAAATTAAGGCAGTTGCAGAGGTAAAAGGTGCAGAAGCAAGTTCAAAGACTTCATGCTTAAGCCAGGTGAAGAATCTGGAAATGGCTGTGGGATCTGAAACAGGGACATCAATGCAAGATTGGGGAATAAATTTGGTATCTGAGGTGGAAGATAcgaacaaagcaaaaatgagcaAAGAAGTAGTACTAGAACCTGTGCAAAGAGTAGCAATGAGTGCTTtggaaacaaattcaaaatcTGTACACATGCAAGAATTGGGAGCAACTGTAGAATATGGGACTGGACGTAAGCCAAGCGAAAGCGAAACAGCAGTAGAATACAAGGCTATCAAAGCAGCAGAGTATTCCAGAACTACTCCAGAACCTTTGCAGGAGCAGATAGGTGATTCACAAGCAGTATTAGAGTCTTTGCCAAGAGCAGAAATAAGTATGGCATCAGAAACAGTGACAGAAATAAGAAACTTGAAAGAAACTTCGGAATCTATGATTTCAACAGATGTGAGAACTCAGGGACCTACTGTAGAATATGTAATTGCGACAAGGAGAACAGGCACAAAGAAACCTGAGGCATCACCTATGATTGATGTAAAAGATTTAGAAGAAGCTTCAGGAACTGAGAaaggaatgaaagcaaaatatttggaGCCAGCCTCAGAAGCTGGAGAAGTGAGGTTGTTGGAAAGTATTAAAGATTCTGCAACAGTAGAAGTGGAAAGTTCTGAAACATTCAGAGAGTCTGAGGTACACATGGATGTCCAAGATTTGGAAACGTcacaaacatctgaaaaagTGGCAGTGATGAATGTTTTAGAGGATGCTTCAGAAACATTCACTGTTACAAAACAACATTCAGAAGCTATTCCAGAATTTTTGCACACTGAAAAGCAAGAACATCTGCAAGCAGTTTTTGAAGCCAAACCTACTGCAGAATGGAAAAGTACAGAAGAGGCTCCAGAAGCGTTGAGTGCTGATGAAATGAAATCTTCTGAAGCAGTTCCAAAAACTGGGGACACACAAGATCTGGAAACAATGCTGGAACGTGAAGTGGCTGCAGAAGTACAATATTCAGAAGTGGGGCAGTGTCCACAAATGGAGGATGCGAGAGTTCCTCATCAGGCTCAGGAATATGACATACTTGTTGAGAAGAAAGACGCAGAGCAAACTCTAGCATCTGAGCCTCTTGTAGCAGTAAGTGGTCAAGAGATTACTCCAGAATCTGTGTCAgcttcagaaacagcagagacTCCTGAATCCCAAATAATCATGGACACAAGACAGTTGGAAGCAGCTCCGGCTTGTGtagcagaaacaaaagatttGGAAGTAACTCCTGTTCCTCAGACTGTTGTAGAGCTGAAAgatgcagaagcagctgtgggGCCAGAGGGAGACACAAAAGATTTGGAAGCAGCTCCCGTACCTGAGACTGTTACAGAAGAAGTTCCAGTGCTTGGGGCAGAGGCAAGTCAGCTTGCAGAATTACTTCCAACTGAGACTGACAAAGAAGCGGCTGCAGAAGAGGCATCAGAAGCGAGAGATTCAGAAACATCTGATGTGCAGCCTGATGTGGCAGCACGAATGAGGGAGACTCTGATGAGGCTTGAGAAAGTTGATAAAAGCAGCCATAGAAGCagtgaaaaaagcaaacatgatgcaaagaagcaaaaaaggaGTCGCTCCAAGTCCCAGTCCAGGTCTAGGAAGCGGAAGAAAAAATCAAGGTCACGTTCTACTTCCAGGCGTTTGACCTCTAAAAGAGCACGTTCTAGGAGCAGAAACTATTCAGATTCCAGAAAGAAGCATTCCAAATCTAGATCCCGGTCtgtggagaagagagagagaagattgTCTTCCCGGAGGTCCAGGCGCAGACGTTCCAGGTCGTCTGACCGCTACAGGTCTAAGTCCAGGTCAGTGGAAAAGACCCGAAGGTCTGGGCGCAGACGTTCCAGGTCATCTGACAACTACAGGTCTAAATCTAGATCTGTGGAAAAGAGAGGGAGCAGATTGTCTTCCAGAAGATCCAGACGCAGACGGTCCAGGTCTTCAGACCGCTACAGGTCTAAATCCAGATCAGCAGAAAAGAGAGGGAGCAGACTGTCTTCCCGAAGGTCCAGGCGTAGACGTTCCAGGTCTTCTGACCACTATAGGTCTAAGTCCAGGTCAGTGGAAAAGACCCGAAGGTCTGGGCGCAGGCGTTCCAGGTCATCTGACCGCTACAGGTCTAAGTCCAGGTCACTGGAAAAGACCCGAAGGTCTGGGCGCAGACGTTCTAGGTCTTCTGACCACTACAGGTCTAAGTCCAGGTCAGTGGAAAAGACACGAAGGTCCGGACGCAGACGGTCCAGGTCTTCTGACCGCTACAGGTCTAAATCACAGTCGGTAGAAAAGAGAGGGAGCAGGTTGTCATCCTGGCGATCCCGGCGCAGGCATTCCAGGTCCTCTGACCGTTCTAAATCTAGATCTAGGTCTTCAGAAAAAAGAGGGGGCAAAGAGTACTCATGGAGGTTCAGACATAGAGGGTCTGGTTCCTCTGATCGTTCAAAATCAAGGTCTAGATCTGTTGAGAAGAGGGGTCGGAAGGCGTCTGTAAGAAGATCTAAACGTCAGCGCTCCAAGTCTTCTGACCGCTACAAGTCTAGATCCAGATCTGTAGAAAAAAGAGATCGAAAGCAATCGTCACGGAAATCGAAACGTCAGCGCTCAAAGTCCTCTGACCGTTACAAGTCTAGATCcaaatcagtggaaaaaaagaaagagtccTCACGAAAATCCAAGCGTCGTCGCTCAAAATCTTCTGAACGTTACAAGTCCAGGTCTAGGTCCGTAGAAAAAAAGCGCAAAGAATCTTCAAAGAAATCCAAACGAAAGCGTTCCAAGTCTTCTGACAGTGTTAAGTCAACATCCAAATCTgtagaaaaaagagaaagtaagtTATCCTCAGCAAAGAGCAGTAGCAAGCACGCAGAGTCTTCTGAACATCAAGAGTCAAACACATGTCTTGAGAAAGTAGATGGTCCTGAACCTTTCACAAGTGAAGGCAGCTCCTCCAAATCTTCTAATGGTCCTGTGTCAGCTTTGTCTCTTGAAGGAGTAAATGGCCCAGAGCTGCCACCATCGTTAGAAAGTAGATACTCCAGGCCTTCTGATGGTCTTGAGACAAGCTTGTCTtctgaaaaaacagcagatttGCAGTCTTCTGTGGTGTCTGAACATGATAGCTCCAAAACCCCAGATGACCAGGAGCTGAGATCTGCATCTGTTGAGAACACAGAGTCTTCGGAGCTTTGTGTAACACTTGAAAATGGATCAACCACACCTTATGGCTCTGACTTAGGGTCCACGCTAACTGAAAAACCAGCAGCTCTGGAATCTTCATCACTACCTGAACTTGCTTTCTCAGCATCCAAATCAACATCCTCATCTGTTGAAAAAAGAGGAGATCCAGAGACAACTTTAACAGAATTTCAGCTTTCCACATCCCATGAGGATGAGTCAAGATCTACATCTCGCAAAGAAATAGAGGGTCCAGAGCCTCTTCCGACACTTGAAAGCGGATGCTCTTTATCTTCTGATGACTGCAAGTCAATTTCCTTGTCCTCTGAAAAAATGGAGGTTCAGGGGTCCTCTCTGATGTCCGGAAGTGAACTTTCTGACTTGCCTGACGGTCATGAATTGAGACACATCCCTGCTGAAAAAGCAGAGCTTCAGAAGTTTTTGCATGTACCTCAAAGTGGGTCTTCTGAGTTGGCTGACAGCACTGAGTCAAGGTCACTGTCTTTTGAAACAGCAGAAGTTCAAAAACCTTTTTTAGCACCTGAAGTTGTTCAGTGCTCTGAGTTCCCTGATGTTCATGAGTCAGCCTCCTTGCCAATTGAAAAGGACCAGATGCGGGAGCCTTCTCTGGCTTCTGATAATGGGTATTTCAAGATTCCTGACAGACATGAATCAGCATCCAGCTTTGCTGCACAAACAGAGGAGCTTCCGTTGACGTCTGAAGGTGGGTCCTTCGAGTCAcctgatggaaaaataaaggctcCAGATGCTTCCCTGACATCTGAGTGTGGTCCTGTTGAGATCACAGATGACTGCGTTTCAACTCCATCTTCTGCAAAAATGCAGGAAGTTGTCCTGACAACTGTAGGACAAAGCTGCAAGCCTTCTGAAGCTTGTGAGTCCACTTCATTTGCTGAGAAAAATTTAGACGGTCCAGCATCTTCACAAGTACTTGGAGTTGGCTGTTTTGAGTCTTCTGAAATACGTGAATCAAGATACCTGTCTGCTGGAAAAACGGAGGTTACAGAATCGTTGTTGTCTAAAAGTGAAGTTCCTGTGTGCCATGATGGCCGTGAGTCAAAATACGGTTACTTTGAGAAAACAGAAGGTTCAGAACTGTCAGTGGCTCCTGAATGTGGGTATTCTATTTCACCTGAAGGCTGTGAACTGACATCCACTGCAGCTGAAAGACTGGAGACACAGAAGCCTCCTTTTCCAGTGGAAGGTGGATTCTTAAAGTCCACTGATGTTTTGGGATCAGTAAGCACACCTACTGAAAAATTGGAGGCCACAGTGCCTTCTCATACATCTGAAAGTGGGCTTTTTACATCGCCTGATAGTCATGAATTGAGAGGTACCCAAACTCAAGAAGTAGAAGCACAGAAGTCATCTTTGCCTGCTGAACTGAAGTACGTTGCATCCTCGGATGGACACAAGTTGAGATCTGCCTCTGATAAAGAAagccaggtgcaggacccatCTCTGATACTGGAAAGTagatgttttgtttcctctgatGTTCATGAGTTGACACACACCCCTTTCAAGAAAGCTGAGGTAGAGGATCCTTCACAGATACCCGGAAATGAGTACAGAGTGGGCCTTCATGGCCCAGAATTGACAGCAACCCCTACTGAAAAAACAGAGGTGCAGGAACTGTATCTGGCTAAAGAAAGATGTTCAGCATCTGTTGAGAGCCAGGAATTGCTGTCACCCCCTTTTGAAAAGACTGAAGTGCAAGAGCCTGCTCTGACATGTGAAAATGAATGTGCTGTATCCTGGGACCACCAGGAATTGAGGTCTAGCTCTCCTGAGAAGGTAGAGGTCCAGGAGCCTTCTGCAGTACCTGATAATCAATATGCTTTGTACTCTGAAGATCAGCAATTGCAGTCTTCCCttgctgaaaaagcagaagtacAGGAACATTCTCTGCTGTCTGAAAACGAATATGCTCTGTCCCCTGAGGGCCATGAGAtgcctgccagccctgctgaaaAAGAGGTGCAAGAACTTTCTCTGACATCTGACAGTGAATATCCCACATTCCCTGAAGGCCAGGGAGTACAGTCTACCCTTGTTGAAAAAACAGCGGTGCAGGAGCCTTCTCTAATATCAGGTAGTGAATATGTTGCATCCCCCGAAAGGCAAGAGTTGTCATCTGTTgttgaaaaaacagaaatgcaggatAGTTCTGTGCTGTCTGAAAATGAATATGATGTATCTCCTGAAGGCCGTGATTCAAGATCCAGCCAtgttgaaaaagaagaaatggggGAACATTCTGAAACATCTGAAAGTGAAAGTTCAATGTCCACTGATAGCCAGGAGTTGCAGTCTACTGTTGTTGGAAAAACAGAGGTGCAGGAGTTGTCTCTGTCTGAAGGTGAATGTACCATGTCTCCTGAAGTTCAGGAGCTGCATTCTAGCccttctgaaaaagcagaggaTAAAGAACCTTCTCTGACATACGAAAACGAACATGCTCTGTTCCCTGAAAGATATGAAGAAAGATTGACTCATGCTGAGAAAACAGAGGATAGGGATTCTTCTTTAACACCTGAAAATGAccatattttgtcttttgagaGCCAAGAGGTAAGATTCACCACTGTTCAAAATGAAGAGGTGCAGGACTTTTCTCCATCCCATGAAAGAGAACATAGAGCATCCCCTGATGGCCAGAGGTTGAGATTACTCACTGATGAGAAAGCAGGTGGTCTTGAACCTTTAACGTTAAATGACAGAGCTTCCATGTCCCCAGATGTTAGTGACTTGAAATCCATCCCTGTTGAAAAGATGGATGATGAAATGCCCATAATGCCTGAAAGAGGATGTTCCATGTCCCCTGATGGCTACAGTGTGAAATCTGTTCCTGGTGAAGAAACAGGGGATCTAGAGCCTTCTTCGACATCTGAATGTAGACATTCCACATCCCCATATCATGACAGCCATGAGCTGAAATCTCCCATGGAGGAAGACGCTCTAGAGTCCTCTTTGACTTTTGAACATAGGCGATCTGTGTCCCCTGAGGGCCATGACCAGAAATCTGTCATAGATGAGGAAATGGAAGATCGAGAGGCCTCTTTGACATCTGAACATAGGCGCTCCACATCCCCTGATGAGCATGAGTCAAGGTCTAGCGGTGGTGAAGAAGCAGAGTATTTGGAACAACCATTGACAACGGAACGCAGATCCTCCGTTTCTTCTGATGAGCATGAGTCAAGGTCTACCGCtggggaagaaggagaggaTGTGGAACCCTCCTTGACAGGTGAACGAAGAGATTCCACATCTTCTGATGAGCGTGAGTCGAGGTCCACCACAGGTGAAGAAGGAGAAGATCAGGAGACTTCCTTGACAGCTGAACGTAGAGACTCCGTGTCCTCAGATGAGCATGAGTCACGGTCTACCGCTGGTGAAGAAATAGAGGATTTGGAGCCCTCTTCGGGAGGTGACCATAGACGTTCCGTGTCTCCTGATGGACGTGAGTCAAGATCAACCACTGGTGAAGAAGCAGAGGACCGGGAGCCATCCTTGACAGCTGAGCGTAGACACTCCACATCCTCAGATGAACATGAATCAAGATCTACCACTGGTGAAGATGTAGAGGATGTGGAACCTTCCTTGACAGCTGAACGAAGAGACTCCACGTCCTCCGATGAGCATGATTCAAGGTCTACCACTGGTGAAGAAGTAGAGGATATGGAGCCTTCTTTGACAACTGAACATAGACGTTCCACATCCCCTGATGGACGTGAATCAAGGTCTACCACTGGTGAAGAAGCAGATGATGCAGAGCCTTCATTGACAGCTGAACGAAGAGACTCCACGTCATCAGATGACCAAGAGTCTACCACTGGTGAAGAAGTTGAGGATATGGAGTCCTCTTTGGCAGTTGAAGACAAACATCAGGAATCATGTTCTATGCCTCTTGAGAAGTCAGAGGGACAGGActcttcctttctgtctgaAAGTAGGCGTTCTGAGTCTTCTGAACGTGAGAAATCTAGGTCTGAATCTGTTGAAAAAATATCTGACAAAGAGTCTTCACGAAGATCTAGAAGCAGACGCTCTCCTACTCGCCAAATGAGTCGATCTGTATCTGttgaaaaagcagcagacaaaGAGTCTTCACGGAGGTCTAGACATAGACGCTCCAGGTCTGCTGCTCGCCAGAAAAGTAGATCCACTTCTGttgaaaaagcagcagacaaaGAATCCTCACGGCGATCTAGACGGAGACGCTCCAGGTCCACTGCTCGCCAAATGAGTCGGTCAATATCTGttgaaaaaacagcagacaaAGAGTCTTCACGGAGATCTAGACGTAGACGCTCCAGGTCCACTGCTCGGCAAAGAAGTCTGTCCAAATCCGTTGAAAAAGCAGCTGACAAAGAGTCTTCACGGAGATCCAGAAGCAGACGCTCCAGGTCTTCCCAGCGCAGATCCCAGAGATATGATACAGAATCTCGCTCTAGACGGAATCGCTCCAGATCTGTAACACGGAGAAGAACATCAAGATCAAAATCTAATCGTCGCTCTAGATCTAGCTCATTGTCACGTTCAAGGCACAGAAGGAGGAGTAGGTCAAGGTCGGCATCAAGAAGGCGGCGTTCTTTATCTAGAGACAGACGCAAAAGATCTCAGAGAAATAGATCAAGATCTGCTgatagaagaagaagaagatcaGATTCAAGAGATCGTAGGATATCCCTCAGACTACGGAGCAGGAGTCGAACACCTATTCGTCAAAGGCGATCGAGGTCAAGAGGAAGAAGACGGAGTTCTAGTAGGTCACCAATTCGACTGCGGCGATCAAGGTCTTCAGGGAGAAGAAGGGGTTACAGCAGATCACCTGATCGTCGTAGGTCCAGATCATCAGAAAGATTTTCAAGCAGGTCACCTAAGCGTCTTACGGACTTGG acaaGGCCCAGCTACTCGAAATAGCCAAAGCTAATGCAGCTGCCATGTGTGCAAAGTCTGGTGTTCCTTTACCACCAAGCCTGATGCCTATGTTATCTCAAAAGAAGGACGACAAAGCTAGTCAGAAGTCGTCAAGAGATACACTAAAGGAGCTCACTGAG